The following is a genomic window from Chryseobacterium ginsenosidimutans.
ATTGAGACTTATCAGAATCATATCTTTAACCTCGCAATGGTTATTATGAAATTGCTTTAAAGCATCAACTGATACATGGTACAGGGAAGCTATACTTTTTAAGCTCTCATCTTTAAGGACGTTATGTTTGTTAAATTTCTGCATAAAAACTCTTCAGCATTCCATTAATGATTGGTACGATTTGTTAAAATATTATCCGCTGAGGTTAGCGGTTTATTATTTATGTAAAACTCTTTTTCTGTCAGGGGTTGGGTCCATCCCTATTCCCTCTCTTCTTGCAGACCAATGAAGGTATTTGTTTCTGAGAACTCTCAGGTCATCCTGTTCTTTCATTTCTCTTTGGTAATCTGCATACTTCTGCTCCGGTATAGATGCTCCGCCGTAAGCGGTTTCTATTTCTTTGTATCTCTTAAATACATATTGTTTGCCATTCCCCATTGCATAAGGTCTCAGGCGATCTTTCACTCTTACCAGCAAAGGATCAGATGAAACAGAATACTTTTCATCGGTCATTTTTTTTATGGTAAGGGGAAGTGTTTTCTGAACAGCATATTCTGCCATAAAATGCAAAGGAATATAGCTGTATGTTTTTACCAGATCACGGGTTCCCTTTAATGCTAAATAAAACCCTGGAGAAATGGTAAGCTGCTCTTCTTTGTACCATGCATCTGCTATCAACTGGCTTCTTAGTGCTTTTAGTTTTTCACTGGTCGTCCAGGAAGTTTCAATTTCTTCCCAAGTCTCCTGTCCGTCTTCGTAAGCTCCACCTACATCGCAGTGTACGCCGGGAAATATTCTTTCTGTACCTGTATTCACATTCGTAAGGTCAAAATTTTCCCTGTGTTCGTTTTCTGCAACAAAATGAATAACTGTTTGTGATTTTCCGATATCATTCAGGCTCAGTTCTTCTACATCATTATGAAAATTAGGTGTAGCAGAAAAGCTTTTTGAGTAAGACGAAACTGTATCATAGATTCCCAAAAATCTTACTTTAAGGACATCCACTTTCAGTCCTGCTTCCTGTAATTTTAAGCCCAGATGTCCCCATTTCGGAAGCTCTTCAGATTCTACAGCCGTGCCGTCGCTATCTGAAAGTGATGTAACGGTCATTCCTTCATTTGAAACTGTAGAAACTTGTGCTTTATATTTTGATTTTCCTATTTCATGTACAAAATTACGTGCAGCAGCGGCTCCGCGGCTAAAACCAAAAACATCAAAAGTAAGAACTGCTATTTTATCTGCTTTTTTTGCGTTTTTAATGTTTTTTACTTTTTTCACGATCTCTTCGCAGCCTTTCCTCACCTTTCCGCGAATCCCGGTATCACCTGTTCCGAAAGCATATCCCAACATAGAATCTTCTTCTTTGTCTTCGGTCCCAATACCTTCTATGTAAATGCCATAATTCTTGTCATAATTGTCCCACAAACGGGCTACGTTACTCCAGTCATTATTATAACTGTTATTATCTGTAGGAGATCCCCCATTTTTTTTATACTCTGCCGTTTTGTTTCTTCTTTCGATGGTATTGGTCTTATTATTTAAAGTTCCGTCAAAAAATATCCCGAGGGTGATGTCTAAGACTTCCTCTTTGGTTATTTCCGGCGTATAATCTCCAAATTTATTATTGTGCATATTTCTTATTTTAAATTATTAATAAGAATAAGTTTATTCTATTTTCCGGGATAATCTGATTTTCGCTTTTGTGACAGGTAGCTCCTCATTTTCACTTTTTAATGATATGGTTGCAGCAGAATTATCACTATTGATTTTAATCGTAAGATCTATATTTTTTTCTTTTCCTGATTTTTGAAAAAGATCAAAAATTTCTTTTTCATTAAAAGAATCGATCCACACTGCATATCTGTTTTTGTCTTTGTCTTGCCAGTAAAAGCCACAGAATTTCGGAACTGCTCTTTTTTTATAGGTATTTTCTTTTAGACTTTCGCCGAAAAGATTTTCCTGCTCACCATTGTAATTATTAAATCCGAAATCGATCCATTCTCCGCCTTCAGGAAGTAAAACCACAGGTTTCCAATTATATTTTTCTCTGAAAGCGTCGTAAATTTCCGGAGAAGGATAGCCTTCCTTTTCTATTCTTGCTTTTAATTCAGGCTTGAATGTTTCATAAGACGGGTCATTCAGCATACGGTCTGCAAAACCTTCTTTCAGCATATATTTTGCATTTTCGTATGCCTTTTCCTGAGTTATAATGGTATCATGAGCCTGAAAAACTCCTACTTCCTTCTGATTTCCCGGTCCATTGATCCACAATACTACTCTTCCTTTAGGAGCTAATCCTACAACAAAATTACTGTATGTGGTTTTTTTCTTAGTATCCTGATCGATGAAACCTTCTTTAAAAAGCCTACTTATATTTTCCTGATCCAGATCCCATTTTCCGGTAAAAAATTTTCTTTCAACAAGAGAATACCATGTAAACTCCAACCTGTGAGGAATTTCCATCTGTTGAGTCTCTACACTCATCGTACCGCCTTCATTTCCCCAACCTGTATTCTGTGTTCCCCAGATGGCATCAAATCCATAAGTGAAACCATTGGCGATAATGCCTCCGCTATAAATTTCCATAGGATATTCCTGTGGTGCAGAGATG
Proteins encoded in this region:
- a CDS encoding DUF2931 family protein, whose protein sequence is MGISRLKAIILFILYGFSLVSCQNKKMEEKYSWSGTISAPQEYPMEIYSGGIIANGFTYGFDAIWGTQNTGWGNEGGTMSVETQQMEIPHRLEFTWYSLVERKFFTGKWDLDQENISRLFKEGFIDQDTKKKTTYSNFVVGLAPKGRVVLWINGPGNQKEVGVFQAHDTIITQEKAYENAKYMLKEGFADRMLNDPSYETFKPELKARIEKEGYPSPEIYDAFREKYNWKPVVLLPEGGEWIDFGFNNYNGEQENLFGESLKENTYKKRAVPKFCGFYWQDKDKNRYAVWIDSFNEKEIFDLFQKSGKEKNIDLTIKINSDNSAATISLKSENEELPVTKAKIRLSRKIE
- a CDS encoding T6SS phospholipase effector Tle1-like catalytic domain-containing protein, coding for MHNNKFGDYTPEITKEEVLDITLGIFFDGTLNNKTNTIERRNKTAEYKKNGGSPTDNNSYNNDWSNVARLWDNYDKNYGIYIEGIGTEDKEEDSMLGYAFGTGDTGIRGKVRKGCEEIVKKVKNIKNAKKADKIAVLTFDVFGFSRGAAAARNFVHEIGKSKYKAQVSTVSNEGMTVTSLSDSDGTAVESEELPKWGHLGLKLQEAGLKVDVLKVRFLGIYDTVSSYSKSFSATPNFHNDVEELSLNDIGKSQTVIHFVAENEHRENFDLTNVNTGTERIFPGVHCDVGGAYEDGQETWEEIETSWTTSEKLKALRSQLIADAWYKEEQLTISPGFYLALKGTRDLVKTYSYIPLHFMAEYAVQKTLPLTIKKMTDEKYSVSSDPLLVRVKDRLRPYAMGNGKQYVFKRYKEIETAYGGASIPEQKYADYQREMKEQDDLRVLRNKYLHWSARREGIGMDPTPDRKRVLHK